The DNA region ACGGAATCTACCGGGATCATCCATCGTGTTTCCTGTTGATATACAAAGTTTGATCTCCTGACTTCCCGCATCCTTTTTTCTGGTATAGTGAAAATCATTGGTCGCCACGAGTCCAAGTCCATATTCTTTGGCAAGTTCAGCCAGCGCAGGCCGTACCGCCGCCTCTTCCGGCAATCCGTGGTTTTGTAATTCTATAAAGTAATTATCTTTTCCAAACGTATCCATATAAAACCGGATAATTTTTCTTGCCTGTTCCAAATCTCCCTTCAGGACTGCCTGTGGCAATTCGCCGCCGATACAAGCCGACAATGCAATAACACCTTCATGATACTTCAGAAGTAAATCATGATCTGCCCGAGGTTTATGATAGTATCCTTCCGTCCACGATTTTGAACAGATTTTTATAATATTCTTATAACCAGTGTTATTCTCTGCCAAGAGAATCAAATGAGCCAGCTTTTCTTTTTTATCGGCATCCTTAATGAAACGGCTCCCCGCTGTCACATATATCTCACAACCGATAATCGGCTTAATCCCCTGTTTTAAGCATTCTTTATAAAGGTAAACAGCTCCATACATAACGCCATGATCTGTAATGGCTATCGCCGTCTGCCCCAGTTCTTTTACATACGAAACAAGTTCCTTGATTCGACAAGTTCCGTCAAATAGGCTGTACTCTGTATGAGAATGGAGATGAACAAATGAATCCATACTATCCTCCAATTCATTAACTATACACAATCAAATTACAAAAAGACATTTAGTATTTCAGTATTTATCATACCACAGGGATAATTCTCCACCAATAAAAAACAGGCTTTAACCTTATTTTTCTCTTGGTTGCCTGTTTTCCGTTTTTACTCAACTTTTTCTGATCTTTTCTTCTTTAGTACCACTGAACTACCGCTCTTTTCCGCTTCAAGAACATCATCTTCCGATAAGTGATCCGTATCTAAAACGATTTTCACACCCATCCGATCCAGCATTTCATCAATGGTATGCTGCGTTTTAAAAAGTTCACCCATTTTTAGCTCCTTATCCTCATTTTCATTCAAATATGGTCTTCCCAAACATATTCCACTTTATGGCGACACATCCGCCAAATAAATACGATACCTGTCCATACGGCGGCAGCTCCGATAATCAAACTCATATCGACTTTGATTACAGAATCCTGCGCTGGGGAAGGAAAGCTTAACATCATGGTAAATAAATAGATACACACGGCACCCCACTGCGCAATATAGGACAGCAACATCCCCGCATATACATGTCTGGCTCTTACGGAAAAAAACGCTATGGCTGAAATAATTACAACAGATGAAAATCCTGACAGAAGCATATCTGTTCCAAATATTTCACGATTCCCCAAAACATACCATGCACCAAAAACAGCAATAAATGCCATCAATGAAAGAATATTGGTTACAAGGAAAGTCGCCCGAAATCTTTCCCCCAACGGGTTCGCTGTCTTACAGGCTCCATAGATGGCACCGACCTGAATACAACTCATAAACAACCAAATAAGGCCAAACACACTTTTCGTTGTAAAAAGGTCCCAATTGGCCAATTCCAACGCAAGAACCCCTGCAGAGATGACATTAATGATTGTGATAAAACGGACTCCTCTTAATAGCAAAGGCTGCTGGAATATATTCCCCCAAAAGGCTGCCGCTAACCGCACAATCATTCCCGTAAGAATAATCCCCAAAGGCCAAAATGTGCTTTCCGGAATATTAAACCGACCATTCGAAAAAAGTGCGCCAGTCACCCCTGCGCAGAGAAACGCCCATGCTTCATTTCCGTCTAACCCCGGTTTTAAAAGATTAAGCGCCGTCTTTCTTTCCTCTTCGTTTTGCGCAACCATCGGTGCTACAATAGCTACGCCAAAATCCTGAGACTCCAGCCACAAATATATGGCAAGAAAAAACATCGGTACAAATAATATATAATCAGTAGAATCCATCATTCCCCCCTAATCTTTATCGGAATTTATCGGAACAGCTTTTACCCCGAAGTATGTCCATATTTTATCACAAATAAAAAGGAAATGAATCTCATGGCTTTTCTCGCACCGCTTTGTTATGATAACTGATAAGAGGTGATTTTATGTCTAACTTATTAAAATTGACCATGATCCTCACAAAGGCTAAAGTCGCAGATATTGCAACAAGAAGATTATTATCCTTTGGTGATAAAATGATAAAAACAAATTCAAAAAGGCGGTTCACTCCGCTCCGGCCGATTGCAGGCGTTTTCTGGCTCTTACATCCTCGAAAGGAACTTTATTTCTTTATACTGCAAAAATCTCTGACGGTTGCATGGTCTATTACAAAATCCATCATCAATAAAAAAGTTTAGAATGCAATCCATATCTAATTACGCAGCATTTTTCGTATTTCATCAGCAGCTTCCAATATTGTTCCACCGCCATGCACGGCATATAAGCACAAAGCAGCAAGACAAAATATGTCATTCTTGGTATCTGCATATACTGGATAGGAAAACACTGATTCCTCTGCAAAAAAACTGCTTATTTCCATTTTGGTGACACAAGTAATCAGCTTTCTCGTTAAGGCTCCTTCATAGATAATAAGACCCTGCTTTTCCATGCACCGGGCCGCATGAGCAAAAAGCCCCGACTCCTCCAGATCCTTCGTTACAATCACAAAGGAGTCGGCCGCTCTTATCCGTGCCAATGCTTCTACACGATTACTTAATACAGACTGATGTCCGGCAAAAAATAATCCCGCTTTTATTCCCTGCCTATCTAAAAAATGGCAAAGGGATAAGGCCTTTTTTTTTGCAGATTCATCAGGAACTATAAAAACAATCACAAAAGACATTCCCTGGTTTTCATCCGGATACCATTCTGCCAATTCAGCCAGCTGTTTATAGGAAATCCCTGCCAATCTGTTCACACTTTCATGAAAAATCTCTCGGTTATGCCGAGAGATCGTAAATAAACGTCAAAAATGATTAAAAGATTTACGCCCAGATGGTGCCAACTGCCCTTCCATCGCTTTAATCATTCGTCTGCGTTCTTCTATATCGCTCTTTTCACGTCCCGATATAACGGCACCCCAAATAAGGCCTACCGAAATAACATTAGTCAACAATGACGTACCGCCATAAGAAATAAAGGGCAATGGAATCCCAGTAACAGGAAAACATCCAATGACCATTGCCATATTAATAATTCCCTGTACAGAGATAAGCAATGTCAATCCGTAAACAAGTAAAGATTCATAAGGTTGTTTCAACTGGCGGGCGCAGGAAAACCCGCACATAAGAAATCCCATGAACAGGCACATAACAGCAACTGAACCGATGAATCCAAACTCCTGGCTGAAAACTGCATAAGCAAAATCTGTATGCTGTTCAGGAAGGTATAAAAATTTGTACACCCCTTCCCCCGGCCCCTGCCCCCAAAATCCACCGGAACCGACTGCGGTTAAACTCCGTACAATCTGATATCCCGCCCCCAAAGGATCGGCAAACGGATCCCATAATATAGCCATACGCTCCGCGCGATAAGCAGAAACAACAGCCAGATATCCCCCAAGACAAACTGCCGTCACAATTCCTGCCAAGATTTCCAAAAACGGCATCCCCGCAAGAATATAAAGCAGTCCCGGAAAAAAAAGGATAATAGCCGCCGTTCCCATGTCAGGTTGGAGCAAAACAATCGTTGCCAAAACCGCAGGACATAATATCGGCAAAAAATGATGGACAAGCCCCCTCCTTTTCCGACGCTTTCCCGCAGGGCGATTCAATATACCATAAAAAACTGTAATAGGCTCTTTATTATTGATCCGTTTCGCCAAAAAAGCAGCCGTCCAAATAATTCCCGCAACTTTCGCCAATTCCGAAGGCTGCAGTGACATGGGGCCCAACATAATCCAGCGATTCGCACCATTAACACTAATTCCCGCAAATTTAACAAGAATAAGAAGCAGAAATACCGCAATAAACCAAAGCCAAGCACCTTGCCGAATTTTATTCGTTCCCAATTTAACAGCAATCCAGGCTGCAAAAATTCCTCCTAAGAGAAACAGGATGTGGTTCGATATATGTTTATATGCGCTTCCGCCGTCATAAATATCCATATAATATGTCGAGCTGTATATATTTAAGCATCCTATCACTATAAGCACGCCGGTAATCGCAATAAGCCACCGTAAAGAATCCGGTACATACTTCATCTTATCGGACGCGTGGCCACGAGACGACATACAAGGTTCCCCTTTCTGCTGAACTTTTCTTCATACTCTGTTTCCACATCGCCTTTCACCGGTTCACGGTGGAGATCGTAAGTAATGAAAGAAATCTTCCATCCCATTTCCTTGAACTCCGCCAAAGAAAAATCAAAGAGGTCTTTATTATCTGTTTTAAAACGGATTTCTCCACCTTCTTTAAGTATCCATTCATATTTTTTCAGGAACTCTCTATAGGTCAATCGCCGCTTCGCATGTCTGGCTTTAGGCCAAGGATCGCTAAAATTCAAATAAATGACGGAAACCTCTCCCCGGGCAAAAATATCCTGAATATGTTTCACATCCCCTAAAATCAAGCGGACATTGGCAACTGGCGGATCCATCTCTGCGGTCTTCTTGGCCGCATAATAAATGACACCTTCCTGTACCTCCATTCCTATATAGTTGATATCGGGATGAAAGCTTGCCATGCGGGAAATAAACCGTCCCTTTCCTGTACCGAATTCTACATGAATTGGGTTCTCAGGTTCAGGAAATAAAGTATTCCATTTGCCTTTCAGCCGTGTCGGCTCCTCCATGTATAAAATATCCGTATAATCCTTTATCGCTTCATCTATCCAAGGTTTCCTCCGAAGACGCATAGATCCTCCACCATTTTATTTTCCTTATTGATTATAGCATAATGACCACCGCATAAACCGATTGTCTGAAGGCCGCTACTTTTGACTGACGCCTTCATTTCTAATATACGTTACCGGCTGCGTTCGTAAAAATGTCTGATCAAAATTGTTCCAATTAAAATTCATATGTCCCGCTTCTTCTGCCGCCTCCATTCTTTTTCGATTCCACAACCTGTCGATTTCTTCCTTATTTTCTCCTACCTGTTCCCTATCATTCCTAATCATTACGTTTCCATACATCGTCATTAATGTGGTTACATCCTTATCAAAATCAGGTGAAAACAGATTACATGCTGAATCATAATGGACAGCGGTCAATCCCATCATTCCCATCAGCGTATCATACAGCATATCATTGGAAAACGGTACGTTCCTTCGCGCCTCAATCATCGCGGCCGTCTGCGGATTTATCCGATGATAGTCCTCAGACATATAAATCCAAAATGGAATATGAACCATGGTGAAGTTAAATTGATCCGCATTGTGTCCCGGTCGGGCCGTCACCTCTTCACCATGATCAGAGAAATACATAACAGCATCAGCATGCAGGTAATTGGTGGCCTCATTCATGATAGATTCCATCACATAATCATTAAACAGAACTGAATTATCATATTCATCATTCATAACCTCTGCCGTTTCACGTTCTTTAGATGTATCAACCGGCCAATGATAGAACTCTCTGGGATAGCGGTCCCAATAACTGATATGGCTCCCCATCAAATGAATGACGATCAGCTGCCTCCTGTTTGCAGGATCCACTTTTTTTAAATAAGGTATCAGCGCAGTATCGTAATCTTTCGTAATTACATCGGTTCCTATATATTGATTAAGCCAATATTGGTCATCACACTCAGAACCGATAGCACCGATAGGCGTATCCCATATACCGAAACGGGACTGATTAGATATCCATGTAGTTTTAAATCCCGCTTCTCTTGCCAAATCAATAATAGAATAAGCATCAGACAAATTCATTCCGTTATATTGGTTCTTCTCCGTCAGCGCACAAGTGAGAACTTGTACCGTCTGCGTATAGCAGGAATAGACATGATTAAAAAACGTATAGTGAGGATCTAGGTTTGCCTCTGTTTGAAATGGCGTCGTTTCCCTTTTATATCCATATACATGCATATGATCCCGCGTAAGCGATTCTCCTATGACCAGTATATATACTCCATCAGGAGCCGCTTTCAGCTTCGCCAGCACATCCGGATCTGTAATGTGCATATTCCGCCTTGCTTTTAAAATGGATTGATACTCGCCAAAGCTTCTTAAAGTTTGATATGCCTCAGCATATACATGGGCAATACGTGTACTGCTGATAGAAAGTACAGAAAGCCCACAATTCGCAAAGAAGAAGAAAAGCAATACAAACCAGGCCTTTTTGGATACAATTTCTTCCTGATGAAAGCTGTACCTGCTAATAAGGAACACCAATGCCCCCAACAGGATCAGCGCGATAATCCCGCCTGCCAATCCGGCATAGGGAAGATTTACTTCCATGTAAGAAATCGCTTCCGATATATTTGTCTGCGCCATGGCTATCATCATATTCACTGACAAAAGAGCCTTAGTCGTCATATAATACCCGATATAGCTGAATTGGATCAGCACATATAAGAGAATGAAAACCATGCAGATAATCCGGGCAATCATTCTCCACCTATGCGGCAGCAGCCATGCAGCAGTAAGACAGGAAATAAAAAGATAAAGAGGCGTGCTAAATTCCCCCGATAAATCTGCCATATCCAGAGTGACATTAGCTTGTATAGATAAATAAGGCACAATAAGAGAAAGCCCGAATAAAAATGTAATCGTAAGCCACAGTGATACAATCGCTTTTAATAAATGCCGTCTGATGAAGTATGCAGTCACGAATCCTGTTTGCAGAAAAAGCAAAAAAAGTTTAATTAATGAATATGGCTGATATCCGCCGGGCGCACCAAAATGCCAGCTTAAGAAAAATGTGATTCCTACAGGTATGAATGTGGCAAATGCCCACCAGTATATCCAATGTATATTTCCCGACTTATCCATACCCGGCATATGATTTACAGTTCCTCTGGTTCCCATGTATATAAAACCTTTACTCCATATAATGTACTTATTTTATATCTTTGATTATTCTAACACAGCCGTAAAGAAATCATATCCATCTTTCCTCCCTATAAATTTAAAAAGATGGTATCCGCGAAAAGATAACCATCTTTCACTTTTATGTATAAATAAACCTCTAATTTGTTAATGCTCTCAAAGGCGCCGGAATCTTTCCTCCCCGGGCAATAAACTGATCTGCTTTAAACCGATTAATATCAATAACCGGTGCATATCCCATAAGTCCGCCGAAATTAACCATGTCTCCAGGCTTCTTTCCGGGAGCCGGAATCAGTCTTGTCGCCGTCGTTTTGTTATTAATCATGCCGATTGCGGCTTCATCAGCAAGAATCGCCGAAATCGTCGCTGCGGAAGTATCTCCCGGAATTGCTATCATATCCAATCCGACGGAACATACGCAGGTCATGGCTTCCAATTTTTCCAAAGAAAGACTTCCCCGCTGCACCGCTTCAATCATACCGAGGTCTTCGCTGACCGGAATAAATGCTCCCGACAGGCCTCCAACACTAGAAGACGCCATGAGACCACCCTTTTTCACCGAGTCATTCAAAAGTGCAAGTGCCGCGGTCGTCCCCGGTCCGCCGCAACTTTCCAATCCCATTTCTTCCAATACCTGCGCCACACTATCTCCGACAGCTGCCGTTGGTGCCAATGATAAATCAACAATACCGAAAGAAGCGTGAAGACGTTCTGTAGCCGCTTCCGCCACAAGCTGACCTAAACGCGTAATCATGAACGCCGTATTTTTCACCGTTTTTGCTACAACATCAAAAGGTGCGCCTTTTATACTTTCCAAGGCTTTTTTCACAACACCGGGACCGGAAACGCCGACATGGATAGCAACATCCCCCTGCGTCACCCCATGGAATGCGCCTGCCATAAAAGGATTATCTTCCACAGCATTACAAAATTCAACCAGTTTTGTACAGCCATACGCATCTTTATCTTTCGTCAACTCTGCCGTTTCTTTAACAATTTCCCCCATACGTTTTACAGCATCCATATTGATACCCGCTTTAGTTGACCCGATAGCGACAGAACTGCAAATGCTCCGTGTCACGGCTAAAGCCTCGGGAATGGAATCAATCAGCACCTTATCCGCCGATGTCATCCCCCGATCAACTAAAGCGGAAAACCCGCCAAGAATATCTACACCGACTTCATCAGCTGCTCTTTGGAGTGTTTCAGCAATCGAAACGTAGCTGGAACTCCTGATTCCGCCTGCTACCAGTGCAATCGGCGTTACAGAAATCCGCCTGTTTATAATCGGTACGCCGTACTCACGGGATATATCATGGCTTACCTCCGCCAGATCTTCCGCATTACGGCAGATTGTATCATAAATGTTATTACACAAAGTTTTTTCATCAGAAGAAACACATCCGAGCAGCGATATCCCCATCGTTATCGTCCTTACATCCAGTTTATTCTGATCAAACATACGCTCCGTGGACAGGATATCCTCAATATCTAATTCAAGCATGGTCCCTCCTCAAATGCGATGCATAGCATAAAATATGTCTGCAAGCTGTACACGCACATCCACACCCAGTTCTTTACCAAGCATCCCCAATGCATCTTGTACATCTTTAAGAGTTCCCTTTGCCTTTTCCATATCACAAATCAGGATCATATCAAAAATTCCATCCAAAATCGTCTGAGAAATATCCAGTATATTAATATTCTGCAGTGCCAATTCTTTAGTAACGCCCGCAACGATACCGACACTGTCCGCGCCGATAACCGTAACAACAATCTTTTTCATACCCGTTCTCCTTTCCCCTGACAAAAAGTCATAATTTAATACTTAGTCATTATATCATATAACACCGTATCTTTTATCCATTAGCATTTCGTATTCATCTTTTTATCCCCATAAACAGTATCCTTCACTCTTTTCTTCTATAAATAATGAAGAGAACCGTGTATAATAAATAACCAAAGAATAGCTCGTTTATCTTTCAGAAGGAGAACTTATGAAAAGTTTAAAATATATTTCCTGGAATGTTAATGGACTCCGCGCTTGTATGAAAAAAGGCTTTATGCAGTCTTTTAAAGAGTTGGATGCAGATTGCTTCTGTCTGCAGGAAACGAAACTCCAGCCTGACCAGATCGAGCTTGACCTCCCAGGTTATTATCAGTATTGGAACAGTGCAGTAAAAAAAGGATACAGCGGAACCGCATTATTTACTAAAATAAAACCTCTCTCTGTTACCTATGGTATCGGTATGGAGGAGCATGATCAAGAAGGACGGGTCATCACAGCAGATTTTAATGACCACTGCCTGGTAACCTGCTACACACCAAACAGCCAGCGTGGACTGGCACGGCTTACATATAGAATGAAATGGGAAGATGATTTTAAAAAATATCTGCTTGATTTATCTAAAAAAAAGCCGGTCATTCTCTGCGGCGATTTGAATGTGGCCCACGAGGAGATCGACCTTGCCAATCCGGCATCAAATCATATGAACGCAGGTTTTACTGATGACGAACGTAATAAAATGACAGAACTCCTTTCCGATGGATTTACTGACTCTTTTCGCTATTTACATCAGGACAAAAAAGATGCCTACTCCTGGTGGAGCTACTTTGCAAAATCCAGGGAAAGAAATATCGGGTGGAGAATTGATTATTTCCTCGTCTCCGATATATTGCAGCCGCGGATTAAAGCGGCAGAAATCCATTCTTCCATTTTGGGCAGTGACCACTGCCCGGTGGAATTGGATATTGAAATCTAAGATATACCTGCAAGATTCTAATTATTTATACCATTCAGAAAGAAGGAATTTAAATGACGAATGTACTCATCGTGGAAGATGAGCCTGCCATTTCCGACATGGAAAGGGATTTTCTTGAAGGCGCGGGATACAATCCCTTCATTGCAGAAAACAGTGAAGAAGCATTGCACATGATGCGCAGTGAAAAGATAGATGCCGTTATTCTCGATGTCACCCTGCCGGGAGAAGATGGATTTTCCCTTTGCCGCAAACTGAGAGAAATCACAAACGTGCCCATTCTTTTTGCAACAGCCAGAACAGAAGACTCTGATATCGTCCGCGGGCTGGGACTTGGTGCCGATGACTACCTGCTTAAACCGCTGAAAGGAACCATCCTTATTGCCCATTTACGTGCACAGCTTTCTGTCCACATGCGGATTAAAGCGGAACAACTCAATAAATCCATGCCGGAAGAAGGAATTACTATCGGAGACCTCATCATACGCCCCAAAGCTCGGCAAGTCATTCTTAACGATAAAAATGTATTGCTTACAGGCAAAGAATTTGATCTTCTCTATTTCCTTGCCACACATCCCAATGAAGTATTTTCAAAAGAGCAGCTGTTCGAACAGATATGGAGCTTAGATCCCATCGGTGAGCCGGCAACGGTTACAGTCCACATTAACCGGCTCCGTTCCAAATTAAAAAAGGTATCCGGCCGTGCTTATGAACGGATTGAAACTGTTTGGGGCTCCGGCTACCGGTTTCATGGAAATTGATTCTTTTGAATGGGCAATACCATCCGATGAAGAACTTTACACCATTGCATGATACAAGGATAATATTATGAAAATTTTAATTACAGGCGGCGCAGGATTTATCGGCTCCCACTTATCCGATGCGCTCCTCGCTGCCGGGCATGAGATCACAATCATAGATGATCTTTCGAGCGGAACAAAAGATTTTCTTCCCAAAGAAGCGGAATTTCTCAAAATGGATATCCGGGATGAAAAACTGACGGATATCTTTAAAGAAAGACATTTCGACATCATCTATCACGAAGCAGCGCAGACCATGGTTCCCGCTTCTATTGATAATCCCTATCTGGACGCGGATATAAACATCAGCGGTATGCTCCGTGTACTGGAAGCCGCACGCAAAACAGATGTGCAAAAAATTATCTTCTCTTCCTCCGCCGCGGTTTATGGAGATAATCCCGCGCTCCCTCTTACAGAAAATCTGATTCCCGCTCCCAGTTCTTTTTATGGACTTACAAAGTGGATGACGGAAAAATATCTCGCTCTTTACCATAAAATTTACGAACTCTCCTATACCGTCCTCCGTTACAGTAATGTGTACGGCCCCCGGCAAGGTGCTGATGGCGAAGGCGGTGTCATTTATATTTTTGCCAAATCGCTCGCGGAAAACAAACCGATTACCATTTTCGGAGACGGTCGGCAGACCAGGGATTTTATTTCCGTCCATGATGTTATTTCTGCCAACCTGGCAGCTTTACATCAGGCGGACGGCGAAATCATAAATGTCAGCACCGAAACGGAACTGTCACTGAACGATTTGGCTTCAAAAATGATTGCGGCCGCTGGGTGTTCCGAAGACCTTCTCCGTTACGGTCCTCCACGCACAGGCGACATCTATCGCTCTTGCCTCTCTAATCAAAAAGCGAAGACACTGCTACATTGGACTCCTTCAAGAAACATCAAAGATGGTCTTACCGAAACGATTCATTTCTTTCAGGACAGACTCTAAATGATACAAAAAAGCATTTCCCTATGCAGACGCATGAACGGAAATGCTTTTTTAACTTGTTATACGAGATACTCCGCCAAAACTTTAGCTACTCCATCATTCTCGTTAGAGTCACAAATGTTTCCTGCTGCCGAACGGGCATATTCGTCCGCATTTTTTACAGCATAAGAAATTCCCGCCATTTTCAGCATAGATACATCATTTTCTGTATTACCAAAAGCGATGACCTCAGAAAGAGAAATATCCCACATATTGCACAACTTTTGAAGCGCTGTCCCTTTGCTGACTCCTTTTTTATGGACATCCACGAAATCATCTCCCGGGAATACGACTTCTACCTCATCTGAAAAATTCGTCTCTATGACCCTGCGTATCTCTCTGCGGACCGCTTCGGACCCATCCGCAAAAATCAGCCTCGTCGGCTTTTTCTTCGGATGGTAAAATGCATTTCCCAGGTATGCCACAGCCTTGGTTCTGTACTTCTTATACTTTGCTTCCGTTTTATTGGGCTCTGGCAAATAGATCTGGTCATCAAAAAAAGTATGTACCAGCCATCCTTTTTCTCTTGCTGTCAGAAGAATCTTTTCTGCCACGGAAATATCTATCCCATCCTGCCATATCGGTCTCCCGGAACGGCTCATCATGATCCATGCGCCGGTATAACAAATCAAAGGTGTATCAGAAAGTCCCAATTCTTCCGCCTTGGGACGCGCTGCGTCAAACATACGCCCCGTCGCCAGCACGATGTGTATCCCTCTGTGTTCTGCTTTCCGTATAATATCCTTGGAAAAATCGGAAAGCGACATATCATCATGAAGAAGAGTTCCGTCCAGATCAATCGCCGCCATTTTGATTTTCATTCAATTTCTCCTTTATAGGCCATCATCTATTCGTTATAATAGTATGTATCTATTTATAACGAACGGAGTACATCCAGTCACATGAAATATCGGTTACTGCTTCTTTTAGCAGCTCTTATCTGGGGCTTTGCCTTCGTCGCGCAAGTCATAGGCATGGATTCCATCGGCCCCTACGCTTTTAACGGGATCCGTTTCCTTTTAGGTTCCCTGTCTCTGCTTCCTATTATTTATTATTATCCTTCCGGCAGAAATCCGAAAGAAGCTTCCTTTTCCATCTGGGTTGCCATTCTTATGGCGGGTATACTTCTCTGCGGCGGCGCCACTCTTCAGCAGGTCGCCCTTCAATACACCACGGCATCAAAAACAAGTTTCCTTACTGCCACTTACCTGCTCATGGTGCCGGTCATCGGTCTTTTCTTCGGGCAGGTACTGCGCCTGAACCATATCTTCGGTGTCATTCTTGCCATGGCGGGGGTCTACTTTATTTCCATCACGGAAACACTCGATATCGGATATGGAGATTTCTTAGTGCTTCTCTGTGCCATCTGCTACGCAGCCCATATCATTCTCCTCAACTATCTGACGCAGCGTTTCCCGCCTGTCACACTCTCATCCGGACAATTCATGGTCGTAGGTATATGCAATCTTATTCTGGCCTTCTTCTTTGAAACCGTTTCTATTTCAAGCATACTGTCCTCCTGGTGGCCCATTTTATATACAGGCATACTTTCTACCGGTGTCGCATATACCTTACAGGCAGTGGGACAGAAATATCTCCCTGCCACGGAAGCCACCATGCTCCTAAGTCTGGAAATGGTCTTTGGCGGACTCTGCGGCGTGCTCTTTCTGAATGAATCCTTTACCGGAAAGCAGCTCATCGGTATCCTCTGCATGACAGCCGGCGTATTTCTTGCGCAGATACCAAGCCGCACTATACTGCCGCTGAAAAAATGAAATAGCCAACTTACGAAATAATACAAAGGAGCAAAATGATCCTCTACCCTTACGATTAAAGTCATTACAGCGAGTATCCTCAGTCGCACTGCGTGCGCCAGCTCCTTATAAACAAGGAGCCTTGCTGTATCTCATCTTTTCTCATAAAGTATTTAATACGAACCGACATTTAGAAAAGGAGTTCTAACGGTAAGAATAAGGATTGAGTGAGCCTCCTTATCTATAAGGAGGGGGACCACGTCAGTGGTGGAGGATACTGGCTCGAGGGAGTGACACGAAAGGTAAGAATGAAACTCTCTCCTCTGTCAGTCGTCTGCCGGCTTTTATTATCTGTTATTAAGGAGCAGAACGACGCGTAAAAATGGTTC from Dialister invisus DSM 15470 includes:
- a CDS encoding ACT domain-containing protein — encoded protein: MKKIVVTVIGADSVGIVAGVTKELALQNINILDISQTILDGIFDMILICDMEKAKGTLKDVQDALGMLGKELGVDVRVQLADIFYAMHRI
- a CDS encoding exodeoxyribonuclease III, which codes for MKSLKYISWNVNGLRACMKKGFMQSFKELDADCFCLQETKLQPDQIELDLPGYYQYWNSAVKKGYSGTALFTKIKPLSVTYGIGMEEHDQEGRVITADFNDHCLVTCYTPNSQRGLARLTYRMKWEDDFKKYLLDLSKKKPVILCGDLNVAHEEIDLANPASNHMNAGFTDDERNKMTELLSDGFTDSFRYLHQDKKDAYSWWSYFAKSRERNIGWRIDYFLVSDILQPRIKAAEIHSSILGSDHCPVELDIEI
- a CDS encoding response regulator transcription factor gives rise to the protein MTNVLIVEDEPAISDMERDFLEGAGYNPFIAENSEEALHMMRSEKIDAVILDVTLPGEDGFSLCRKLREITNVPILFATARTEDSDIVRGLGLGADDYLLKPLKGTILIAHLRAQLSVHMRIKAEQLNKSMPEEGITIGDLIIRPKARQVILNDKNVLLTGKEFDLLYFLATHPNEVFSKEQLFEQIWSLDPIGEPATVTVHINRLRSKLKKVSGRAYERIETVWGSGYRFHGN
- a CDS encoding NAD-dependent epimerase/dehydratase family protein — protein: MKILITGGAGFIGSHLSDALLAAGHEITIIDDLSSGTKDFLPKEAEFLKMDIRDEKLTDIFKERHFDIIYHEAAQTMVPASIDNPYLDADINISGMLRVLEAARKTDVQKIIFSSSAAVYGDNPALPLTENLIPAPSSFYGLTKWMTEKYLALYHKIYELSYTVLRYSNVYGPRQGADGEGGVIYIFAKSLAENKPITIFGDGRQTRDFISVHDVISANLAALHQADGEIINVSTETELSLNDLASKMIAAAGCSEDLLRYGPPRTGDIYRSCLSNQKAKTLLHWTPSRNIKDGLTETIHFFQDRL
- a CDS encoding HAD family hydrolase; its protein translation is MKIKMAAIDLDGTLLHDDMSLSDFSKDIIRKAEHRGIHIVLATGRMFDAARPKAEELGLSDTPLICYTGAWIMMSRSGRPIWQDGIDISVAEKILLTAREKGWLVHTFFDDQIYLPEPNKTEAKYKKYRTKAVAYLGNAFYHPKKKPTRLIFADGSEAVRREIRRVIETNFSDEVEVVFPGDDFVDVHKKGVSKGTALQKLCNMWDISLSEVIAFGNTENDVSMLKMAGISYAVKNADEYARSAAGNICDSNENDGVAKVLAEYLV
- a CDS encoding DMT family transporter translates to MKYRLLLLLAALIWGFAFVAQVIGMDSIGPYAFNGIRFLLGSLSLLPIIYYYPSGRNPKEASFSIWVAILMAGILLCGGATLQQVALQYTTASKTSFLTATYLLMVPVIGLFFGQVLRLNHIFGVILAMAGVYFISITETLDIGYGDFLVLLCAICYAAHIILLNYLTQRFPPVTLSSGQFMVVGICNLILAFFFETVSISSILSSWWPILYTGILSTGVAYTLQAVGQKYLPATEATMLLSLEMVFGGLCGVLFLNESFTGKQLIGILCMTAGVFLAQIPSRTILPLKK